From one Halosimplex rubrum genomic stretch:
- a CDS encoding DUF6498-containing protein, translated as MRVPSLGRPGPLAVVASNAVAPVVVLALGWSASVLLGVFVLELAAVLWWAAVKVPFAAKRPNNAIDDHRLLGALQAKRGGIDLPGPLPPVYLRNLPTLVTLVVLLAPIELGAAFLMFALADPTITAETTGQMLLGGVGVFAARGVETAADYFRDGGYRDHSPRSVVLAPFKYVFGVGTLLFVAGPSGVDSGAVLALIVAGKLVYDLRTIQVERDPDRRGVFYRLYGSKETEIEPEPVVEPDGDPLLRARPSRAVAVADALYRGILYTLTSTVVFLYAVAAFLAVFALRLAAVPIAVVVAFGTLRAATRYLRYGPLEYRCYDGVLVAYDTLFDEPQQRIERDDVRSVAVETDLVDRTFDTATVEFDRGDRSPELQFTVPDPDEVEHDDTPGSLVAPHVDDPKAIADALGAGWLYERDVE; from the coding sequence ATGCGAGTCCCCTCTCTCGGCCGCCCGGGGCCGCTCGCGGTGGTCGCCTCGAACGCGGTGGCCCCCGTCGTCGTCCTGGCGCTCGGGTGGTCGGCGTCCGTCCTCCTCGGCGTGTTCGTCCTCGAACTCGCGGCGGTGCTGTGGTGGGCGGCGGTGAAGGTCCCCTTCGCCGCCAAGCGGCCGAACAACGCGATCGACGACCACCGGCTGCTGGGCGCGCTCCAGGCCAAACGCGGCGGGATCGACCTCCCGGGACCGCTCCCGCCGGTGTACCTCCGAAACCTACCGACGCTCGTCACGCTCGTGGTCCTCCTCGCGCCGATAGAGCTCGGCGCGGCGTTCCTCATGTTCGCGCTCGCGGACCCGACGATCACGGCCGAGACCACCGGGCAGATGCTGCTCGGTGGCGTCGGCGTCTTCGCCGCCCGCGGCGTCGAGACCGCCGCCGACTACTTCCGCGACGGCGGCTACCGCGACCACTCCCCGCGGTCCGTCGTCCTGGCCCCGTTTAAGTACGTCTTCGGCGTCGGCACGCTCCTGTTCGTCGCCGGTCCCTCCGGCGTCGACAGCGGGGCGGTGCTGGCGCTGATCGTCGCCGGCAAGCTCGTCTACGACCTCCGGACGATACAGGTCGAACGCGACCCCGACAGGCGGGGCGTCTTCTACCGACTCTACGGCAGCAAGGAGACCGAGATCGAACCCGAACCGGTCGTCGAACCCGACGGCGACCCCCTCCTCCGCGCCCGCCCCTCGCGAGCGGTCGCCGTCGCCGACGCGCTCTACCGCGGGATCCTCTACACCCTGACCAGCACCGTCGTCTTTCTCTACGCCGTCGCCGCGTTCCTCGCGGTCTTCGCGCTTCGGCTCGCGGCGGTTCCCATCGCCGTCGTCGTCGCGTTCGGGACGCTCCGAGCCGCCACTCGCTATCTCAGGTACGGCCCGCTGGAGTACCGCTGTTACGACGGCGTCCTCGTCGCCTACGACACGCTGTTCGACGAGCCCCAGCAGCGGATCGAGCGCGACGACGTACGGAGCGTCGCCGTCGAGACCGACCTCGTCGACCGGACGTTCGACACCGCCACCGTCGAGTTCGACCGCGGCGACCGGAGCCCGGAACTGCAGTTCACCGTCCCCGACCCCGACGAGGTCGAGCACGACGACACGCCCGGGTCGCTCGTGGCCCCCCACGTCGACGACCCGAAGGCCATCGCCGACGCGCTCGGCGCCGGCTGGCTCTACGAACGCGACGTCGAGTAG